GCGGCGGGCGCGGCGGCGGAACTGGAGGTCCTGGCCGGGGACGTACCGCTGCTGCGGGCGATGGCCGACACGGCGCGGGGTGCGGTGGCCCTCGCGGAGACCCGGCCGGAGCCCGCGCTGCGGCTGCTGCGCCGGGCGCTCGCCGGCTGGCTGGAGCTGCGGGTGCCGTACGAGGCGGCGCAGGTACGGATGCTGCTCGCGTCGGCCGACCGGGCGGTGGGCGACGAGGAGGCGGCCCGCCTGGAGCTGGGCGCGGCACGGGCGGTGTTCGAACGCCTCGGGGCGGTGCCGGACGCGCGACGGGCGGCGGCGCTGCTCACGGGCGGGCTCACGGCCCGCGAGGCGGAGGTCCTCCGCCTGGTCGCCTCGGGCGGCACGAACAAGGACATCGCGCAGGCGCTGGTGATCAGCGAGCACACGGTGGCGCGGCACCTGAACAACATCTTCGCGAAGCTGGCCGTGAACTCCCGAGCAGCGGCAACGGCATACGCCCACGACCTGGCCTGACGGGCACTACGGGCCCGCGCCCGCCCCGTTGTGGGAGGACCCGTCGTACGACCTGCCCGCCTTCGACGGACAGCCGAGGGTTACGGGACCGTGCGGGCCGAGGCGAGGAGGCGGACCGTGTCCTCGGGGGCGAGCGCGAGCGCGTTGCCGACGGTTCCGAGGACCTCGGTCTCGGCCGGGCTGTAGGCGCCGTCCGCGAGGGCGATCCGGGCGGCCTGGAGGAGGATCGACTCCCGCCCGGCGGGCGCCAGGTGCGGGGTGAGCGGCTCCAGGGCTTCGTGGAGCTCGATCGCGAGGAGCGTGCCCTCGGGGTTCACCTCGGGCATGAAGCGCCCGGTGTCGGCCTCCAGGGCCTCGACGAGGTCGACGAGCTGGACGGCCGTGCACTCGGCGTAGCCGGCGGACCGGACCGCGGTGACGGCCCGTTCGAGGACCTCGCGGGATTCGGTGCCGCCGGCCGCGAGGACGGCCAGGGCGACGGTGTGCACGGCGTCCCGCAGCATCGCGGAGAAGCGGCTCGTCGTCGGGTGGTCGAGCACCTCCGTACCGAAGTGCGTGTGACAGGCCGCGCACTCGACGACGGGGCCGGTACAGCCCCGGGGCAGGACGGGGACGCCCAGGACGGCGAACCTGCGGCGGCCGGTGCGCCGCCGGTAGTTGCGGTCGCCCCCGCACTCCTCGCAGAAGAACTCGCCGTCTCCGACGGTGTTCCAGGAGGTGCGGATTCCGCAGATGCCCACTTTCCCACCACGTGAATTCCGGGCAGACCGCACATGCACCTCCTCAACGGCCCGGCTGCACTGCCGGCGTTGGCGTGATGTTAGCCACATCCTTGATGTGGCGTCAGCACCCCGTCAGGAGTTCACCGCCGACTTGGCCGAGACACGTCACCGCTCTCGTGTGATCAGGAAGTGCGGCGGCGGCGCTTCGCGAAGGCCAGGAAGCCTCCGCCGACGGCGACGGCGGCCACGGCGGCCCCGATCGCGCCGGGACCGATGGCCGAACCGGTCGTCGCGAGATCACCCTCCGGGGTGGCGGACGGAGCCGGGGCCGGGGCCGTCGCGGGCGCGGTGGTGGCCTCGCCCGGGGTGCCCGGAGTGCCCGCGGTGGCCGGCGTGGACGGGGACGCGGAGGCCGAGGGGGTCCCGGGGGTGCCCGGGGTCGCGCCGCCCTGGCTCGGGGTGGGCGCGGGGGTGTCGGTCGGCTTGGGCGTCTCGGGGGTGACGACCGGCTGCGGGGTGGTCACCTCGGGAAGGCAGCCGGTGAAGTTCATCTGGTGGGTCTCGGAGCCGGAGGCGGTGTCCAGCGACTCGGCGATGACGGAGCCGTTGATGTGTCCGCTGGTCATGGTGACGGCGGCGTTGGGCGCGAGGATCGCTCCGGGCCAGGCGGAGGAGTTCTTCTTGACGGTCTCGGCCTGCGGGAAGTTCCACAGCAGCTTGGAGCGGATGCTCTTGTGGCCGTCGGTGTGCCGGTCGTAGTCGTCCTGGACGTAGTCGCCGCCCTCGGAGATCCAGACGCCGGAGGTGGGCTTGGCGGCCATGTCGTACGAGGTACCGATGACGTTCACGAGGGTGGAGGAGCCCACCGGGACCTTGAGGTAGATCTCGCCGGCCTTCTCCAGGTCGGCGCCGCTCACGGCGAAGACGTTCAGCTTCGCGTCGGTGCCGGTGAGGTAGAGGCTCCGTCCGTCGGCGGCCGTCTCGCCGTTGGGCCGCACGCCCGCCCAGTCGGCGGAGAGCTTGCGCAGCCCGGTGAACTCCTTGCCGAAGTCGATCGGGGAGGGCCCGGTGGCGACCTTGTCGCCGTCGACGTCGAAGGTCTCGCCCCGGGAGTTGTCCACGACCTCGCCGGCGATGCCGGACCCCTTCACCAGGACCACGCCGCTGGCCTTGAGGGTGCCGCCGACGATCAGGCTGTGCCCGCCGGGCAGCTTCGCGAGGTCGGTGTCGGAGAGGCGGGAGCCGACGGAGAAGCCGGAGCCGCCCGGTGCGCCGAAGGTGGCGTCGCCGCCGACCGCGACCGCGCCCTCGGAGTCGGAGTGGCGGACGGAGTCCTTCTCGACGAACTCGGCGTACAGGCCGGCCGTGCCGAGCGGATGCGGCACGCACTCCGCGGTGGTGGCGGAAGCGGCGGGGGCCCAGGTGAGGGCGGCACCGGTCACCGCGAGGACGGCGGCCACGGCAGCGGACGTGCGCATGCGGAACTCCAGGTCAGGGAGTACGGAGAGGGGAGGCGTGGGGGGTCCCGGGAGGGATGGTCCGTACCATCTGCCAGGCCGTGATGTGCCGTCAACTCACCTCATAGGGCGCGGATTCCGGCATGTCGCCATGATCTTCCTTAAGCGAGCCTGAAACCGTGACGCAGCTCACACACGACGGCGCCCCGCCCCCTCGCGGAGGGGACGGGGCGCCGTGCGGGCGTGAGGTCAGCGCGCGGAGCGGTTGACCGCCGAGATGACCGCCTTCAGGGAGGCGCGGGTCGTGTTGGCGTCGATGCCGATGCCCCACAGGACCTTGCCGTCGATGGCGCACTCGATGTACGAGGCGGCCTGCGCGGAGGCGCCCTCGCTCATCGTGTGCTCCTGGTAGTCCAGCAGGCGGGCGTCGACGCCGATGGACTGCAGCGCGGCGAAGAAGGCGGAGATCGGACCGTTGCCGGAGCCCGTCAGGACGGTGTCGACGCCGTCCACGACCGCCTCGACGGTCAGCGTGTCCGTGCCGTCGGTGTCGGAGGTCGTCTGGCCGGAACGCAGCTGGATGCGGCCCCAGGCGTTGTCCGGGTTGGGCAGGTACTCGTCCTGGAAGACGGCCCAGATCGCGGCCGGCGTGACCTCGCCGCCCTCGCTGTCGGTCTTCTGCTGGATGATCTTCGAGAACTCGATCTGCATCCGGCGGGGCAGGTCCAGCTTGTGGTCGTTCTTCAGGACGTACGCGATGCCGCCCTTGCCGGACTGCGAGTTGACCCGGATGACGGCCTCGTAGGAGCGGCCGACGTCCTTCGGGTCGATCGGCAGGTACGGGACGGCCCACTCGATCTCGTCGACGGTCTTGCCCTGGGCGGCCGCGTCGGCCTCCATGGCGTCGAAGCCCTTCTTGATGGCGTCCTGGTGGGAGCCGGAGAAGGCGGTGTAGACCAGGTCGCCCGCGTAGGGGTGGCGCGGGTGGACCTCCATCTGGTTGCAGTACTCGGAGGTGCGGCGGATCTCGTCGATCTGGGAGAAGTCGATCTGCGGGTCGACGCCCTGCGAGAACAGGTTCATGCCCAGCGTCACCAGGTCGACGTTGCCGGTCCGCTCGCCCTGCCCGAACAGGCAGCCCTCGATGCGGTCGGCGCCGGCCATGATCGCCAGCTCCGCCGCCGCCACGGCCGTGCCGCGGTCGTTGTGCGGGTGGACGGAGACGCAGATGTGCTCGCGGCGGGTCAGGTTCCGGGACATCCACTCGAACCGGTCCGCGTGCGTCGACGGCGTCGAACGCTCCACGGTGGCGGGCAGGTTGAGGATGATCTCGCGGCCCGGGCCGGGCTGCCACACGTCACAGACCGCCTCGCAGACCTCCAGGGCGAAGTCCAGCTCGGTGTCGGTGAAGATCTCGGGGCTGTACTGGTAGCCGAAGGTGGTCTCCGGGCCCAGCAGCTTCTCCGCGTACTCCATCACCAGACGGGTGCCGTCCACGGCGATCTGCTTGATCTGCTCCTTCGAGCCGCGGAAGACGACCCGGCGGAAGGTGGGCGCGGTGGCGTTGTACAGGTGGACCGTGGCGCGCTTGGCGCCCTTCAGGGACTCCACGGTCCGCTCGATCAGGTCCTCGCGGGCCTGGGTCAGGACGGAGATGGTGACGTCGTCCGGGATCGCGCCCTCTTCGATGATGGAGCGCACGAACGCGAAGTCGGTCTCGCCGGAGGACGGGAAGCCGACCTCGATCTCCTTGTAGCCCATGCGTACGAGCAGGTCGAACATCTCGCGCTTGCGGGCCGGGGACATCGGGTCGATCAGGGCCTGGTTGCCGTCGCGCAGGTCCGTGGACAGCCAGCGGGGCGCCTTGGTGATGCGCTTCTCGGGCCAGGTCCGGTCGGGGATGTTCACGGCCTCGTACTGGCCGTACTTGTGGATCGGCATCCCGGACGGCTGCTGCGTGTGGGTCGCGTTGGTGATGGGCGTCGGGCGGCTGACGAAAGGCGACTGAGACATTGCGTAGGGCTCCTCGGGTCCAGCAAGAAGGACGGCCGACTGTCGAACGCAGCACCAAAACCCGCGGGGAGGGGGTCGGCCTACGACTACAGGCCCTCGCCGCGGCAGCTAAGGAGAAGCAGCCCGAAACGCATGATGTGCGTCACCATAGCCCAGGTCCGAGAGAGGCGGACGTCCTGTTTCAGTATGCGGGACGGTGCCCGCGTCAAGGGCGAAAGGTGACCCATCACTCCATTTCGCCAATCCTCGTCCCAGCCCGTGACAGCGGCATCACGCAGTGCCACATTGCAAGGATGACTGCCCACACGCCTGTCTTCTGCTCGATCGTCCCCCCGCACGTCCTGGACCGCCTCGCCCGGTCCGCGGACCCCGCCGTCGCCGAGGCCGCCCGGCGCACCCTCGCGGTGGACCTCGGCCATCGCGAGGCCCGGACCGTCCGGCCCGCCTCGGGCCCGGCGGAACCGGGCACCGGAAAGCCCCGGCGCACGATCTACGACGCCAAGAACGGCACCCAGCTGCCCGGCCACCAGGTGCGCGCCGAGGGAGAGCCGACGCTCGCCGACGGCACGGCCAACCGCGCCTACAGCGGGCTCGGCGCCACCTTCGACCTCTTCCACGAGGTCTACGGCCGCGACTCGATCGACGGCGTGGGGCTGCCGCTCCTCGCCACCGTCCACTACGACGAGAAGTACGACAACGCCTTCTGGAACGGCGAGCAGATGGTGTTCGGCGACGGCGACGGCGAACTGTTCCTCGACTTCACCCTGCCGGTCGACGTCATCGGCCACGAGCTGGCCCACGGCTTCACCCAGCACACGGCGAACCTCGCGTACTACGGGCAGGCCGGCGCGCTCAACGAGTCCGTGTCCGACGTCTTCGGCTCCCTCGTGAAGCAGCACGCCCTCGGCCAGACCGCGGACCAGGCCGACTGGCTCATCGGGGCCGGGCTGCTCGCCCCCTCCGTCAGCGGCGAGGCGCTGCGCTCCATGAAGGCCCCGGGCACGGCGTACGACGACGACGTCCTCGGCAAGGACCCCCAGCCCGCCCACATGGACGACTACGTGCGCACCAACTCCGACAACGGCGGTGTGCACATCAACTCCGGCATCCCGAACCACGCCTTCTACCTGGCGGCCACCGCGCTCGGCAACCACGCCTGGGAGCGGGCCGGCCGGATCTGGTACGAGGTGATGACCGGCGGCACCCTGACCGAGGAGGCCCGGTTCTCCGAGTTCGCGCGGGCGACGGTGGCGGCGGCCCGGCAGCTCTTCGGCGAGGGCGAGGAGGCCGCGGCCGTGCTCGACGCCTGGGCGCGGGTCGGCGTACCGACCTCGTGAGCCGGCCGGTTCTGCGGTAGACAGGGCCCATGCGGATTCGAGTGCGGCGCACGGGCGGTTTCGCGGGCATCGAGCGGTCGGCGGAGGTGGACGTCTCGGGACCCGAGTGGGAGTCCCTGTCCGCCGCCGTCCTCGCGGACGGGGACGGCGGCGGTGGCGACCGGGGCGTGCCGGACGGCTTCTCGTACGAGATCACCGTCGACGGCCGCACGGTCCACTGCCGCGACCCGCGCCTCACGGACGCTCAGAGGACCCTCGTGACGAGGGTCCTCAAGGAAGGCGCGTAGGCCCTAGCGGGGGGCGCGGCGCCAGAACCTGTTCTCCTTCGGCGGCCGGACCTCCAGGGACCACTCGCCCTCGGCGCTCTTGACCTGCACGAGCAGGGGCCCCTCGGGCAGCGGCCGCGAGTCCCTGGGCCACCTGCTCGCCACGTTGGCCAGCAGGTGGTCGCGGCCCTCCGGCTCCTGCCCCTGCACGTGGAAATAGGCGTGGCCGAACCCCGTGCGGAGCCGGGAGGAGAGCTGGGCGGCCGGACCCGTGTACAGCAGCACGTCGCCTCCCCGCCCCCGGGCGCTGCGGCCGAGCTCCTCCACGGTGCTCACCGGACGAACGGCGACCGTCCACTCGCTGCCGTAGGCGTTCACACGCAGGCGCAGCGGGTTCCGGCCGTCGTGCCGCAGCAGCCCGCGGCCCTCGTGGTCCTCCAGGGTCGTGTTCGCGAGCAGGACGTCGCACTCGCCCTTTTCATCGAGGCTGTCCACTCCGAAGTAGCCGTCACCCTTCCGGGTGGAGTCGACCAGGACGTAGCCGGCCGGGATCGGCACGTCGACGGTGATGGTCGTGGTGCCCTTGCCGCTGCGGACGAATTCCGGGAAGTCCTCGCCGAAGAGCTCGATGTCCGACTGCGGGCCGACGCGCGCGGGCCTCTGAGCAGGGACCCGGGCCCGTGCCGGGGCGGCGGCCCCGGCCTCGGCCTCCCGGACCTTGGCCAGGAGCTCCTCTGGAATGGCCTCGGGCGGGGCGCCGACGGAGGCGGGCTCGTCTTCGGGGGCGGGCTCGTCCCCGGGGGCGGGTTCCGGGTCCCTGCCCACGATGCCGAAGTCCTCGGCGAGGCCGACGAGGCCGGAGGCGTATCCCTGGCCGACCGCGCGGAACTTCCACCCGCCGTCGCGCCGGTAGAACTCGCCGAGGAGGAACGCCGTCTCGGTGCTCGCGTCGTCGACCTCGTACAGCGCCAGCTGCTCGCCGGTGGCGGCGCTGGTCGTCCGTATGTGCAGGCCCGGCACCTCGCCGAACGTCCCGTCCTCGCTGGAGGCGGTGATCACGATGCGCCGGACGGCGGGCTCCACGCGCGCGGTGTCGATCTCCAGCCAGTCGGCGACCCGCTGCTCCTCGTCCCGTACCTGCCCGAGCAGGCGCACCGCGCCGGACGTGTGCGCGGGCTGGTTGTAGAAGACCAGGTCGCCGTCGCCCCTGACCCGGCCGTCGGCGTCGAGCAGCAGGGCCGAGGCGTCGACCTCCGGCACCCCGTCACCGGCGGCCCGCCGGACGACCGCGATCCGCCACACCTGCCCGGGGACCGGCAGGTTTCCCCCCTTGACGATCTTTGTCACGGCGCCATGCTGGCACGCGTCCCCGGACGCCGCCCGGAAAAACCGGAACTAGAACCCGAGCTTCCGCAGCTGCTT
The DNA window shown above is from Streptomyces vietnamensis and carries:
- a CDS encoding TerD family protein, which translates into the protein MTKIVKGGNLPVPGQVWRIAVVRRAAGDGVPEVDASALLLDADGRVRGDGDLVFYNQPAHTSGAVRLLGQVRDEEQRVADWLEIDTARVEPAVRRIVITASSEDGTFGEVPGLHIRTTSAATGEQLALYEVDDASTETAFLLGEFYRRDGGWKFRAVGQGYASGLVGLAEDFGIVGRDPEPAPGDEPAPEDEPASVGAPPEAIPEELLAKVREAEAGAAAPARARVPAQRPARVGPQSDIELFGEDFPEFVRSGKGTTTITVDVPIPAGYVLVDSTRKGDGYFGVDSLDEKGECDVLLANTTLEDHEGRGLLRHDGRNPLRLRVNAYGSEWTVAVRPVSTVEELGRSARGRGGDVLLYTGPAAQLSSRLRTGFGHAYFHVQGQEPEGRDHLLANVASRWPRDSRPLPEGPLLVQVKSAEGEWSLEVRPPKENRFWRRAPR
- a CDS encoding protealysin inhibitor emfourin, which produces MRIRVRRTGGFAGIERSAEVDVSGPEWESLSAAVLADGDGGGGDRGVPDGFSYEITVDGRTVHCRDPRLTDAQRTLVTRVLKEGA
- the leuA gene encoding 2-isopropylmalate synthase, which translates into the protein MSQSPFVSRPTPITNATHTQQPSGMPIHKYGQYEAVNIPDRTWPEKRITKAPRWLSTDLRDGNQALIDPMSPARKREMFDLLVRMGYKEIEVGFPSSGETDFAFVRSIIEEGAIPDDVTISVLTQAREDLIERTVESLKGAKRATVHLYNATAPTFRRVVFRGSKEQIKQIAVDGTRLVMEYAEKLLGPETTFGYQYSPEIFTDTELDFALEVCEAVCDVWQPGPGREIILNLPATVERSTPSTHADRFEWMSRNLTRREHICVSVHPHNDRGTAVAAAELAIMAGADRIEGCLFGQGERTGNVDLVTLGMNLFSQGVDPQIDFSQIDEIRRTSEYCNQMEVHPRHPYAGDLVYTAFSGSHQDAIKKGFDAMEADAAAQGKTVDEIEWAVPYLPIDPKDVGRSYEAVIRVNSQSGKGGIAYVLKNDHKLDLPRRMQIEFSKIIQQKTDSEGGEVTPAAIWAVFQDEYLPNPDNAWGRIQLRSGQTTSDTDGTDTLTVEAVVDGVDTVLTGSGNGPISAFFAALQSIGVDARLLDYQEHTMSEGASAQAASYIECAIDGKVLWGIGIDANTTRASLKAVISAVNRSAR
- a CDS encoding choice-of-anchor A family protein — encoded protein: MRTSAAVAAVLAVTGAALTWAPAASATTAECVPHPLGTAGLYAEFVEKDSVRHSDSEGAVAVGGDATFGAPGGSGFSVGSRLSDTDLAKLPGGHSLIVGGTLKASGVVLVKGSGIAGEVVDNSRGETFDVDGDKVATGPSPIDFGKEFTGLRKLSADWAGVRPNGETAADGRSLYLTGTDAKLNVFAVSGADLEKAGEIYLKVPVGSSTLVNVIGTSYDMAAKPTSGVWISEGGDYVQDDYDRHTDGHKSIRSKLLWNFPQAETVKKNSSAWPGAILAPNAAVTMTSGHINGSVIAESLDTASGSETHQMNFTGCLPEVTTPQPVVTPETPKPTDTPAPTPSQGGATPGTPGTPSASASPSTPATAGTPGTPGEATTAPATAPAPAPSATPEGDLATTGSAIGPGAIGAAVAAVAVGGGFLAFAKRRRRTS
- a CDS encoding TerB family tellurite resistance protein encodes the protein MRSARNSRGGKVGICGIRTSWNTVGDGEFFCEECGGDRNYRRRTGRRRFAVLGVPVLPRGCTGPVVECAACHTHFGTEVLDHPTTSRFSAMLRDAVHTVALAVLAAGGTESREVLERAVTAVRSAGYAECTAVQLVDLVEALEADTGRFMPEVNPEGTLLAIELHEALEPLTPHLAPAGRESILLQAARIALADGAYSPAETEVLGTVGNALALAPEDTVRLLASARTVP
- a CDS encoding M4 family metallopeptidase, with the protein product MTAHTPVFCSIVPPHVLDRLARSADPAVAEAARRTLAVDLGHREARTVRPASGPAEPGTGKPRRTIYDAKNGTQLPGHQVRAEGEPTLADGTANRAYSGLGATFDLFHEVYGRDSIDGVGLPLLATVHYDEKYDNAFWNGEQMVFGDGDGELFLDFTLPVDVIGHELAHGFTQHTANLAYYGQAGALNESVSDVFGSLVKQHALGQTADQADWLIGAGLLAPSVSGEALRSMKAPGTAYDDDVLGKDPQPAHMDDYVRTNSDNGGVHINSGIPNHAFYLAATALGNHAWERAGRIWYEVMTGGTLTEEARFSEFARATVAAARQLFGEGEEAAAVLDAWARVGVPTS